One Setaria viridis chromosome 7, Setaria_viridis_v4.0, whole genome shotgun sequence genomic region harbors:
- the LOC117865173 gene encoding uncharacterized protein, with translation MRASQTQRPQPLPLPLPPPPLCLPSPPAAPRRGRHRSSYSSSSSSSSSVSSASTFCPSPSPAASPLGRSSTSSLVPFSWERHPGVPKNSFRSGLASPTGTPLPLPPPLRPAPRRRRPRPRPRAKGPAASAAATSDASGDPFVAAFAECTRDDGEDDEADHGADAVTTAGKDKLWLAPAKPTVSGRAARPCRPATGGFLGFLDLYGCKSAMAVADGAFLARRPVAARPGPASGRATRR, from the coding sequence ATGCGAGCCTCTCAGACCCAAAGACCGCAgccactgccgctgccgctgcctcctcctcctctctgtctgccgtcgccgcccgccgcccctcgccgcggGCGCCACCGCAGCTCCtactcatcctcctcctcgtcctcttcaTCCGTCTCCAGCGCCTCAACCTTctgcccgtcgccgtcgcccgccgcgtCCCCTCTCGGCAGGAGTAGCACCTCCTCACTCGTGCCCTTCTCGTGGGAGCGCCACCCGGGCGTGCCCAAGAACTCGTTCCGCAGCGGCCTCGCCTCCCCGACGGGcacgccgctcccgctcccgccgccgctccgcccggcccctcgacgccggcgcccgcgcccgcgcccgcgcgccaaAGGCCCTGctgcgtccgccgccgccacctccgacgCCAGCGGCGACCCCTtcgtcgccgccttcgccgagtgcaccagggacgacggcgaggacgacgaggcagATCACGGCGCGGACGCCGTGACGACCGCGGGCAAAGACAAGCTCTGGCTGGCGCCGGCGAAGCCTACGGTAtctggccgcgccgcgcgcccgtgTCGGCCTGCCACCGGCGGGTTCCTCGGCTTCCTCGACCTCTACGGGTGCAAGAGCGCCATGGCGGTCGCCGATGGCGCCTTCCTTGCCCGCAGACCCGTCGCAGCACGTCCCGGGCCAGCATCAGGCCGAGCAACACGGAGATAA
- the LOC117865164 gene encoding dirigent protein 22, translating to MAAAVPLLLLPLLLATTAASAASSGGGEKQTHIKLYWHDVVSGPSPTAVQVAHAAVTNTSKTGFGAVVVIDDPLTEGPDLKSSKPLGRAQGTYIAAGKDEVSLMMNMNFVFQAGKYNGSTVAIMGRNAVFNAVREMAVVGGTGVFRMARGYAQARTHTFDLKTGDATVEYNIYIKH from the coding sequence atggccgccgccgttcccctcctcctcctgcctctCCTCctggccaccaccgccgcctcggcggcgtcgtcgggcggcggcgagaagcAGACGCACATCAAGCTCTACTGGCACGACGTGGTGAGCGGGCCGAGCCCGACGGCGGTGCAGGTGGCGCACGCCGCCGTCACCAACACTTCCAAGACGGGCTTCGGCGCCGTCGTGGTCATCGACGACCCGCTCACCGAGGGCCCCGACCTCAAGTCCTCCAAGCCCCTCGGCCGCGCGCAGGGCACCTACATCGCCGCCGGCAAGGACGAGGTGTCCCTGATGATGAACATGAACTTCGTCTTCCAGGCCGGCAAATACAACGGCAGCACCGTCGCCATCATGGGCCGGAACGCCGTGTTCAACGCCGTCAGGGAGATGGCCGTCGTCGGGGGCACCGGCGTGTTCAGGATGGCGAGAGGGTACGCGCAGGCGCGCACGCACACCTTCGACCTCAAGACCGGCGACGCCACCGTCGAGTACAACATCTACATCAAGCACTGA
- the LOC117864975 gene encoding dirigent protein 22: MAAAAATALLLLPILAAAPWAASAASGEKSTHMKLYWHDVVSGPSPTAVPVARAAVTNNSKTAFGAVVVIDDPLTQGPDLKSSKPLGRAQGTYIAAGKDELSLMMNMNFVFQAGKYNGSTVAIMGKNAAFDAVREMAIVGGTGVFRMARGYAQARTHTLDLKTGDATVEYNLFIKH; encoded by the coding sequence atggccgccgccgctgcgaccgCTCTCCTCCTGCTACCAATCCTGGCCGCCGCACCTTGGGCGGcatcggcggcgagcggcgagaaGAGCACGCACATGAAGCTCTACTGGCACGACGTGGTGAGCGGGCCGAGCCCGACGGCGGTGCCGGTGGCGCGCGCGGCTGTGACCAACAACTCCAAGACGGCCTTCGGCGCCGTGGTGGTGATCGACGACCCGCTCACCCAGGGCCCCGACCTCAAGAGCTCCAAGCCCCTCGGCCGCGCGCAGGGCACCTACATCGCCGCCGGCAAGGACGAGCTGTCCCTCATGATGAACATGAACTTCGTCTTCCAGGCCGGCAAATACAACGGCAGCACCGTCGCCATCATGGGCAAGAACGCCGCGTTCGACGCCGTCAGGGAGATGGCCATCGTCGGCGGCACGGGAGTGTTCAGGATGGCGCGAGGGTACGCGCAGGCCAGGACGCACACCCTCGACCTCAAGACCGGGGACGCCACCGTCGAGTACAACCTCTTCATCAAGCACTAA